The genomic segment CCGTGCTTGGCATGCCGGATGGAAAGCCGCGGTGTTTCGTCATTTCAGGCAGCTTTGCCATGGTGTTTCCTTATGCTTTGCCGATCTTGTCCTGTGTCTTCGTATCGAAGTCGGACGCATCGTGGCGTTCGTGTAACTGTTCCGACGGGTCGCCATTGACCTTGTTGACCATGCGACCGCGTTTGACCGCAGGGCGCTCTGCAATCTCGTTTGCCCAGCGCTGAAGGTGCTTATAGCCCTTCACATCCAGAAAGACATCGGCCTTTGCATAGGACTGGCCCCGCGCCAGATTGCCATACCATGGCCAGACGGCAATATCCGCAATCGAATAGTCCGAACCGGCCAGATACTGGTTCTCTGCCAGATGACGGTCCAGCACGTCAAGCTGACGCTTGGCCTCCATGGCAAAACGGTCGACCGCATATTTGATGTGAATGGGCGCATAGGCATAAAAATGACCGAAACCACCACCCAGATAGGGCGCAGATGCCATTTGCCAGAACAGCCAGTTCATGGCTTCCGTGCGTGCCTTGTGCTCCCCAGGAAGAAACGCGCCAAACTTTTCCGCCAGATAAAGCAGGATAGAGCCGCTTTCGAAAACGCGGGTCGGCTCCGGGGTGGAATGGTCGACCAATGCCGGAATTTTCGAATTCGGATTGGCCTTGACGAAGTCCGAGCCGAACTGGTCGCCATCACCGATCTTGATCAGCCATGCATCATATTCGGCACCCGTGTGGCCTGCGGCCAAAAGCTCTTCCAGCATGATACCGACCTTCTGGCCGTTGGGCGTCGCCAGCGAGTAAAGCTGAAGCGGATGTTTGCCGACCGGCAATTCCTTGTCGTGGGTCGCGCCTGCAATCGGGCGATTGATGTTGGCGAACTGACCACCATTGCCCTTTTCCCACTCCCAGACGTCGGCTGGTTCGTAACCGGCGGGAAAGTTATTTTCGGGGGATTTCTCGGTCATGAAAATCTGTCCTTGTTCAACGGATCAAGCGCCAGCGTTCAGCACTCCAAAGCAATATAGGGATCAACAAAGATTTCCTCCACCACATCATCGATGAGAAAAATTCAACCTTTGGCGATGGCGTGAAAAAACGTGCCCGTGACATGCCCGCGCCTGCCACCGGATGCTCCGAGCGGTTTTCCCTGCCCATCGGCAATCTGCGCAAAGGCTTCGTCGTGACCTTGATCGATCACCCGCGCATAGTGGAACTCATGGCCACGCAGCACATCGCCAGCGCACCCGATGGGGCTATCGGCTGATATCGTCGCCTGCCGATAGCCGAGGTTCATCTTGCGTTTGGCAAAGCTGGTGGCATGCGACAACAGCCCCGTCATCTGGTGGGTCACGCCATCCGCATCCTCGATTGCGGCACCCAGCACCATGTAGCCCCCGCATTCGCCATGGACAGGCTTCGCTTCCGCAAAGCGTGCCAGACCCGACCTGAAAGTATCAGCAGCGGCAAGTTGCCCCGCAAAAAGCTCGGGATATCCCCCAGGCAGCCAGCAGACATCGCAGGAAAGGTCCGGGCCCTCATCGGCCAGCGGCGAAAAGGGCAGGATCTCGGCACCGGCTTCGCGCCAGTGACGGGCCAGATGCGGATAGAGGAACGTGAAGGCGGCATCCTGCGCCAGCGCAATCCGCTGGCCCGGTGGGGCAATGGCTGAAACGGTCGAGCCATGCGGCACGGTGACGGGTTGCGCCAAAGATAGAAGCGCATCGAGATCGATAGCCGCCTCCATGGCATCTGCCAGACGGTCAATATGCGCATCGATTTCCGGGTGCTCGCTGGCCTGCACCAGTCCCAGATGCCGTTCCGGCAGCACCAGCGACGGATCGCGCATGACGCAGCCCGCGACGGGCAAGCCGATCTTTTCGATGGCTTGCGAGCAAAGCGTGCGGTGCCGTTCACTGCCTGCGCGGTTTAGCACCACGGCGGACATCTTCACCGCAGGATCGTAATGGGCAAAGCCATGGGCGACGGCAGCGGCGGTTTGCGACTGGCCGGAAACATCCAGCACCAGAAGTACGGGGATGCCGAACAGGCGCGCCAGATCGGCGGCAGAGCCTGTTCTGTTATCCGGCACGACGATACCATCGAACAGGCCCATGGCGCTTTCGATCAACACCAGTTCCGCATCCCCTGCCTGCTGGGCAAACAGATGCCGCAGCAGATCGGGCTGCATGGCCCAGCTATCGAGATTGAGCCCCGGCGTTTTTGCCGCAAAGGCATGAAAACCCGGATCGATATAGTCAGGCCCGGTCTTGATGCCGCGCACTTTGACGCCACGCCGTGCAAAGGCCCGCAACAGCCCGATGGTGACGCTGGTCTTGCCGGAGCCGGAGCGCGGCGCACCGATGATGAGTGCGCGTGCCGTCATACCCGTCTTCCCTCATTCCTGTGCTCGTCACAGGAATCCCGCCAGCCCAAGTCCTTGGGCTGAAAAGATTCTTTCCGCCGCGCAGACGCGCGACTACTGGATTCCTGTGACAGGCACAGGAATGAGGGTGGTGGAGCGTTTCTAACGGTCTTCAAAATAAGGGCCTTAACATTTTGTCGCTGTTGTTTCCCGATGACGGCCCAACCCGTAACCGCTATAGAAACACGATGGAAACGGATGGAAAAAATCTGCGTCGCGGCTGGACGACCGGCGCTTGCGCGACGGCTGCGGCGAAAGCCGCCTGCACCGCGTTGCTGACCGGAGAGTTTCCATACCTTGTCGAGATCGAACTTCCAAGCGGCAAGCGTGTCGGCTTTTCGCTAGCCAACAGCCATCGCGGCGATGGCTTTGCCCGCGCAGGCGTCATCAAAGATGCAGGCGACGACCCTGACGTGACCCATGGCGCGCTGTTGGAAAGCACCGTGCGGCCCGGCAGACCGGGCACGGGCATTACCTTCAAGGCGGGCACGGGTGTAGGCACGGTGACCCGGCCCGGCCTTCCGCTGGCAGTCGGCGAGCCTGCCATCAACCCGGTGCCGCGCAAGATGATCGAAAAGGCCATCCACGAGGTCGCCGGAGACAATGCCGATTTCGAGGTGGAGATATCGGTGGAGGATGGCGAGAAGATCGCAGAGAAGACGCTAAATGGCAGATTGGGCATTCTCGGTGGCATTTCGATCCTCGGCACCACCGGCATCGTCATTCCCTTTTCCTGTTCCGCCTGGATTCACTCCATCTGGCGCGGCATAGACGTGGCCCGCGCCGAAAGCCTGACCCATATTCTCGGTGCCACCGGCAATGCCTCTGAAAAGGCAGGACAGGCCCTGCATGGCCTACCGGAAACGGCGCTGATCGACATGGGCGATTTCATCGGCGGCATGCTGAAATATCTGCGAACTCATCCGGTCGAAAAACTGACCATTGCCGGTGGTGTGGCCAAGATGACCAAGCTTGCCCAGGGTATGCTGGATGTTCACTCCAAGCGGGGCTTGGCGGATTTGGATGCGCTGGCGAAACTTGCGACGGAAGCGGGTGGCGATGAGGCTTTGGCCGACATCATTCGGCACGCCAACACGGTGGCGCATGCCTTCACCATGGCAGGCAGCGCAGGCATAGACCTCGGCAGCGTTGTAGCCGAGAAGGCGTGGGAAACAGCTGCCGACGCGCTCAACACGCCCGAAACGTCACTCGAAATTCTGGTCTTCGACCGGGATGGCGTGCTGAAGGGCCGCTCAGGCTTTGCGCCATCCCATCACGTCTCGGCTTTTCCTTCCGGCGAACGAAACCGCCGGACGTAATCCGTGCTGTAAAGCGCGCTTTCGCGGAAATCCTCTGAAGCCAAGCCTTTGCCGACGAAAATCAGCGCCGTGCGTTCCACAGGCTCTTCCGCGAGCTTGGCCTCGATATCGCCAAGCGTGCCGGTGATCACGCGCTCTTCCGGCCATGAGGCACGGACGACGATGACGACAGGGCAGTCAGCGCCATAAAGCGGCGTCAGTTCTTCGACCACCTGCGCAATGGCATGAATGGCAAGGTGGATGGCAAGCGTGGCGCCGGTGGCACCGAAAGCTCTCAAATTTTCACCCTCGGGCATTTTTGATGCTCGACCGGAAATACGGGTTAGGATGAGGCTTTGCGCCACTTCAGGCACCGTCAGTTCTTTTCTCAAACTGGCGGCGGCGGCGGCGAAGGAGGGAACGCCGGGGGTGACAGTGTAGTCGAGCCCGAGCCGCTCCAGTCTGCGGATTTGCTCACCCATAGCGCTCCATACAGAAAGATCGCCGGAATGCAGCCGCGCCACATCCTTGCCTTCACGCGCAGCAGCGACGAATTCAGCCTCGATCTCATCCAGCGAAAGGGCTGCGGTATCGATGATGCGTGCACCGGGTGGGCAATAGTCGATCAGGGCTTTCGGCACCAGAGAGCCCGCATAGAGGCAGACGGGGCAGGCGGCGATGAGATCGCGCCCGCGCACGGTGATCAGGTCTGCGGCACCGGGGCCAGCACCGATAAAATGAACCGTCATGGTTGGTCTCCTGACACGGCAATCGCAATGGTAATATCGCCCAGCACCGAACGCGGCGCGATGAGCTTTGAATTCGGGCCACAGGCGGCAAGCGCCGACGCTTCGCTGAGACTTGGGGAGCCGGAATGCTTCAGGCTGGTTTCAGAGCGCGTGACCGTGCGTTCGCCCGCAGCTTCGAAATCCGCCTGCGCTACCACGACGAAGGCCATGCCCAAACGTGTCGCTGCCTCCAGCAAACCCGGTTCATCGTCCTTGATCGGCGCTGTCGCGATGAAGTCGATCTTCACGTGATGGGCGAGGGCGACCTCGTGCAACGCGGCCATGATGGCATCTGCGCCAACGCCCTTGCGACATCCGATACCGGCAACGATCATGGCTTGACCCACGACCATTGCGTCACCGGCATCGATGGCCGCCAGCCCTGCATGGTGCCAACAGGCGACGCACGCGCCACCTCGAGCCGGATCAACGAACCACCAAGCCGGGCTTGTGCGGCAAGCAGAACCGCTTCCATTTCGAGCGTCACCGCATTTGCGACCAGCCGGCCACCGGATTTGAGCGCGGCAATGGCACCGTCCAGCACGCCGTCTTCACTGCCCCCACCACCGATGAAAATCGCATCCGGTGCTGGCAGGCCTTCGAAAGCATCCGGCGCTGTCCCGATCACCACCTCGAGACCCGGCACGCCGAAGGTCTCGGCGTTGCGACTGGCCCGTTCGGCACGCTCCGGGTGTTGCTCGATGGCGATGGCGCGGAGGGAAGGGTGCGCCAGCATCCATTCGATGCCGATCGAACCCGACCCGGCACCGATATCCCACAGCAATTCGCCATGACGTGGCGACAGGGATGAGAGCGTAACCGCGCGGATTTCCCGCTTGGTGATCTGGCCGTCATGTTCGAAAAGCGCGTCGTCCAGCCCCTGCGCATAGCTGAGCACGCGTGATGTCTCGTCGGCGATGACCTCGATGGCCAAAACATTGAGCGGGTCGATATCTTCGAAGGAAAAACGCTTTGCCTCTGCGCTGCGCACCCGCTGATGCGGTCCACCCAAGGCTTCTAGCAGCGTGAAACAGGAGCGCCCAAAACCTGCCTCCGACACGAGCGCTGCCAGCAGGGCAGGGGCGCTTTCATCCGACGTCAGCGCGATGAGCTTTGCGCCGGGGTGAAGATGCGGGCGAATGAGATCGATGGAGCGGCCATGCAACGACACGCAGGTCACATCCTGCAAGGCCCAGCCCAGCCGCGATGCGGCGAGCGAAAAGGCAGACGGGGCCGGGTAGGAGATAGTCTCCTCCGCTGCAATATGCCTCAACAGCGTTACACCGACGCCGTAATGGAAGGGATCGCCGGAGGCGAGCACGCAGACCTTGCGTCCCCGCAGCGCCACGACGTCGGTCATTGCGCTATCGAAGGGCGCAGGCCATGGCCGCGCGTCTCCACGAATAGCGTCTTTTGCCAGCGCCATATGCCGCTTGCCGCCGAAGACGAACTCGGCATTCTCGATGGCTGCGCGCGCAGCACTGCCCAGCCCCGATAGTCCGTCTTCGCCGATACCGACGATAGAAAGCCAGGGCGTTACCGTCTTTTCGGTGGATGAAGCGGGCAATCCCGCATATTCAGAGACCATGACACGCTCCATACTCATTCTTGGCGGCACGGCGGATGCCCGTATCCTGGCTGGCAAACTGGCTGATGAATCCGGCTACCGTATTTTGCTGTCCATGGCGGGCCGCACCCGTGATCCCGTGGCTCAGCCGGTGCCGATGCGCAGCGGTGGCTTTGGTGGCGCGAGGGGGCTGGCGCGTTTCATCGAGGACAATGCCTTCGATATGCTGGTCGATGCCACTCATCCATATGCCGCGCGCATTTCCGCCAATGCGGTCAAAGCCGCAGGTATGGCCAGGGTGCCGCTGGTTGCATTGGAGCGTCCGGCGTGGGTGAGGATGGCGGGAGACGATTGGCGCGAGGTGCCCGATGTCGACAGTGCCGTGACCGCTCTCGGACAGAAAAGGTGCAAGGCGTTTCTGGCCCTTGGTCGTCAGGAACTTCTGCCTTTCGAGGCGGCACCACAGCACCACTATCTCATTCGCAGCGTCGATCCCGTCGAGCCGCCGCTTATCGTGCCCGATGCGCGTTACATCACGGCCCGTGGCCCCTTTGCTCTCATTGATGAAATCGCCATGTTGCGCGACAATGGCATTGAGGCGGTGGTTTGCAAGAACTCCGGCGGGGCGGCGGCGTACGGCAAGATCGAGGCGGCACGGCAGTTGGGCATTCCCGTCATCATGATCGCACGTCCCGCGCATCCGTATGGTGATACGGTCGCCGATATCGACACTGCGCTCAGCGCCATCCGTCATCAGCTTTCCCTTTTGGACGAGCGTGGCGAATAGACGATCGGTGCTTGGCCATCGCGCTCGATCAACCGTGTCTCCACAGAACCGACGATGATACAGGTCGCCATATCGGCCATATCGCTCGCGGCTTGTCCCAGCGGCACCACGCGCATGCGCTCGTCGGCACGGCCTGCTGCGCGCCCGAAAATAACGGGCACGGTTTCAGGCAGATGGGCGCGCAGCACATCAAACGCCGTCGCCAGTTGGTGAGGCCGAGCCTTGCTGACGGGATTGTAGAAGGCCATGACAAATCCGGCCTCAGCCGCAGCAATCAATCTTTTTTCGATTAGGGACCATGGCTTGAGATTGTCAGACAGAGAAATAGCGCAGAAATCATGCCCCAGAGGCGCACCCGCACGTGCCGCCACCGCCAGCATGGCCGTGACGCCGGGAACGACGTGGAAGTCGATATCGCGCCATTCGACGGGGCCGTTCTCGATGGCCTCGCAGACGGCAGCGGCCATGGCGAACACACCGGGATCACCGCCAGAGACGACGCAGACCTTGCCACCGGAAGCCGCGATGGTCAGCGCAGCCTGCGCGCGGGAAAGCTCTTCGCGGTTGTCCGAGGCGTGACGGCGTTGATGGGCCCCAAGCGCCAGACGGTCGAGATAGGGAATATAGCCGAAGAAATCTTCCGCCTCACGCACTGCGGCGTGTGCTTCCGGCGTGATCTGGTCCGGGCTACCCGGCCCAAGCCCGACAACCGTCAACCGCCCGCTCATGCCGTTTCACCGACGGGTCGATCTTTCCAGCCGGGAACGAGGACCAGCGAGAAATAGGGCGCGGGCGATGCATCGCGTTCAATGAGCCTGATGGCATGGCCGTTTTCCATCGTACCGCGTTCGACGTAAAGCGCACTGTGCAACTTGCCCGCTCTTTCCAGAGCCCGGCAAATTTTCGGCAGGTTCCGCCCGACCTTCATGATGACGGCGCCATCGGTGCCGGACAGACGTTCGGTCAATGTTTCCTCGCCCAGCGTCCCCGGCAATACACTCAAGATGTCGTCGCCCTGCACGAGCGGCAGACCCGCCATGGACCAGCAACCGGACATGGCGGTGATACCGGCGACAACTTCTGCAGGGTAGGCAGGGGCCAGCCGCAGATGGAGGTGCATATAGGAGCCGTAAAACAGCGGATCCCCCTCCGATAGCACCGCGACGCTGCGCCCGGCATCCAGATGGACGGCGATATCACGAGCCGATTGATCAAAGAAGGCGGCGATGGCGCCTCTGTAATCGTCTCCATTCTTGTCGCTTTCGACGGTAACGGGGTAGACCAGCGGCATTTCCAGCGTGCCGGGGCGGATGAAGCTTTCGACGATGCCGCGCCCGTTGCCCTTGCTGCCCTTCTTGCAAAAGAAGGCAACGACATCAGCATTTTCAATGGCGCGCACCGCTTTCAGCGTGAGAAGCTCAGGATCGCCGGGACCTGTGCCGACGCCGATCAGCTTGCCCTTCAGCACCGGCTGCGCTGCTGGATCGAACAAGGCCGCACTCATAGTCCGGCCCTCGCAATGGCATTGATGGCAGCCGCAGTCATGGCAGAACCACCCAGGCGGCCCTTGACGATGGCATAGGGAATGCCGAGCGGACTTTCCTCCAGCGCATCCTTGGATTCCGCCGCGCCGACGAAACCAACCGGCATGCCGATAATGGCGGCGGGGCGGGGAGCGCCTCGCTCCAGCATTTCCAAGAGATAAAACAGCGCTGTCGGCGCATTGCCGATGGCAACGAGCGCGCCGTCCATCTGATCGACCCAGAGATCGAGTGCAGCGGCAGACCGGGTATTGCCGATCTGCTTTGCAAGGTCCGGCGTGCGCAGATCGCGCAGCGTGCAGATCACCGGATTGCCAGCGGGCAACCGCGCATGCGTGACCCCATGCGCCACCATATTGGCATCGCACAGGATCGGCTTGCCAGCCAGAAGCGCGCCACGTGCGGCATCCACGAAGTCAGGCGAAAAGCGGAAGTGCTGCGCGGCTTCCACCTGTCCACAGGCATGGATCATCCTGATAGCGATATCGGCCTGATCCGGCGTGAAAGCCGACAGGTCCGCCTCTTCGCGGATCATCGCAAAGGAGCGCTCATAGATCGCGTTGCCATCGCGGATATAGTCGTATTCAGTCATCTCGTATCCTGTCGGAGCGCCGCGACGATCCGCTCCTTGCCGAGACGGGCAAGCAGGGTGCGGGCATTTTCTCCGGGCTTATGTTCTTTTTCATATAATCGGGCAAGCCGCGAAAGCACCGCCTTGCGGTCGGCAAGCGGCAAAACCGCCTGCGGTGTGTCGGAAACGCGACCTGAATGGGTAAAGGCCAGCCCTTCAGACGAGCCCGCAAAGGCCAGCGTGGCAGGCGATGGATGCGCACAGCCCTTGCAGCAGCCTGAAAGATGCAGCGTGAACGAGCCATCCAGCAAGGACGCACAGTCTGTCGCTGCATGTTCCGCCAGGTCTCGCGTGGAGATAAACCCCGAAGCGCAGGCCGGTTTTCCAGCGCAGACGGCGATGGAAGAGCGCGGATCGTCGGCACCGGTCACAAAACCGGCGTCACGCGCATGATCGAGAAGAGCCCGGCATGCATCATCACTGCCGGTGAAAAACAGGGCATGTGCTGGCCCGGGCCGCAAACGCTGTAGTCCCAATATCGAAGCATGGCGGCAAAGGGCAGAGAGCACGTCTGCGCCGATTTGCCCGAAGGCGGGCGCAAGAACTGCTGCAAACACATCGTCCGAGAGGCGCATCAAACCATAGGGACGTGCGTCGTTATGAACGGTGGGGGTGCGGTTTTCCGCCTTCTCCCCGCCGGGGAGAAGGTCGCGGCAGCGGGATGAGGGGGCGAGGGTAAATGGATACGGAGAGTCGAGCAATCTACCCGCACACACGGCCCGTACCTGTTCAATATCCAGGTCACGACCGCGCGTACCAGAACCCCTTTCAGCAAGGCGCATCAGAAGATCGATCACACTATCAGCAGCATCTTCGGTCCGCAGCAACCCCGCCCGCAACGCCTTGTCTTCGGAACCACCCAACATGAGTTGCCAAAACACGTCATCGCCGACACGAGTGGCCTTCAACCGGATATCCGCAAGCAGATCACCCATGTCCACAAGACCACCGCCATCGACAATGACGGACATCTTTGCAGCCAACTTCTCATGCAGCTGAAGCGCATCCGCTCGCCCGCATATCCGGCTGACGATGTCGCGTGTATCGGCAAGTTCCGTTTGGTCGATCCCTGTCAGCGGCGATGTTTCCACCGTCAGCCCTTGCCGCAACGGCAGATGAAGAGCGAGAACATCGCGTTCCAGAGCCTTTGCACTTTCAGCCGTCAGGCCGCGAAATTGGAGCCCGCCGCGCGCGGTGATGTCGATCAGCCCGTTGCCGTACTCAATTGCGAGGGCGCACAGCGCCTCCAGATCAGAGGGCGAGATAGGATTCGTGAAGGCGATGCGCGATAAAAGCCCGTCACCCGTCTGCATCGGAGCCGACAGGGCAGGGCAAACGCCGCGGCGCGTGAAAGGCTGGACATCCACAGGGCCGAAAGCACTCATGCCTCTACCCTCGCGGATTTCGGCGCAATGAGCATTTCCAGCTCTGCATCCACGGCATTGCGGCGGCTGTGCCAGAGGCCGCGGCGGCGGGCAGAGAGAAAACGCTGCGCCATCACCTCTGCTGCCTGCGGGTTTTCTCGCAGAATGAAATCGCGGACGTTTTCATCGCCGAAATAGGCATCATACAGTGCTTCGATCAGGGAGGACGATACGGCGTGTGTGGTCTCTGCAAAGCCAATCAGCCTGTCCACCGTCTCGGCAAATTCCGCAGCGCCGCGCGGCCCATGCCGCATCTGCCCGGCAATGAAGCGCGGATTGATGGCGCGGGCGCGCACCACGCGGTTAACGGCCTGTGCAATGGAACGGGCGCGGGGACGCGCGGGATCTGTCGTATCGAGCGCCACGACATCGGCGGATTGCCCAAGGGCTGCCTTGGCTGCCGCAAAGCCGCCGATAAAGGCGACGTCTGACGAGCCGTCCAGCAGGTCGCGCCCGGGATCGTCCCCCGTGTGAACCAGAAGATCGGCCTTTTCCACCTGGCCTGAAAAGCTGGCATCAGCGGAAACACCAAGCCCATCCGCCCCGCCAAAAGCATGGCTTGCGGCATCCAGATAGATCTGGCCCAGCTCTTCGCGCTCATCCCAGCGCCCGTTCGCCAGCTTTTCCTCGATGCCAGCGCCATAGGTGCCGGGTGCCGAACCGAAAATGCGGGCGGGGATATGGCCGAGGCAGGCAGCCTCTTCGCCCAAGGGGTTATCGCCCGGTGATTCTTCACGGCGCGCAATGGCTTTTGCGGCAGCGTCGAGCAGAGCAATCAGCGCCGGAAACATATCGCGGAACAGGCCGGAAATGCGGAATGTCACATCCACGCGGGGCCGTCCCAAAGCCGCAGGCGGCAGCACTTCGATGCCGGTTACGCGGCCCGTGCCTTGATCATAGATCGGGCGAGCGCCCATCAAATGCAGCGCCTGGCCGACATCTTCGCCGCCATTGCGCAAAGATGCCGAACCCCAGAGGTCGAACACAATATTCTTCGGCCAATCGCCGTGGCTTTGCAGATGGTGCCGTAGGACTTCTTCACCCGCCATGCGGCCCAGCTCGAAAGCGGTCGGGGTCGGCATGGTGCGCGGGTCGGCAGCGTAAAGATTACGCCCCGTCGGCAACACGTCCAGCCGCCCGCGCGCTGGCGCACCAGATGGGCCGGGCGAAATATGCTGCCCATTGAGAGCAGCCAGCAAAGACGCTTTTTCCGCTAGCGCGCTGTCGCGCCTGAGGACATCAGGCTCATCGTCAGCGCAGCGGCCAAACACATGCTGGCCATCCTTGATCGCGAAATCCTTGAGATCGCAGAGAAACGCATCGATGCGTGACAGCGCCGTATCGGCATCGTCCTGCGTGTCGATACCGGCATCGGCTGCTAATCCCGTTTCCTGTGCCTTTTCGACGATCAGTTTGGCCAGACGGTCGCGGCGGCGACGGTCCAGCCCATCGGCCTGCGCATATTCATCGACAAGCTGTTCCAGCGCCATCTGCTCTGGCGAAAGCCCGGCATCGACCAACACAGGCGGAATGTGCCCGATGGTCACAGCCGCGATGCGCCGCTTCGCAACTGCGGCCTCCCCGGGATTGGAGACGATGAAGGGATAGATCACGGGCAGTGAGCCGGTGACGATTTCGGGGAAACAGGCTTGCGACAGCGCAACCGTCTTGCCGGGCAGCCATTCCAGCGTGCCATGAGCGCCGACGTGGATGATGGCATGCGCCCCGAGGCTCTGCCGCATCCAGGCCCCGAACGCGACCAGCGCATGCCGAGGCGGCAAGGCCGGGTCGTGATAATCCACCCGCCGATCTTCGTTCCGACCACGATCCGGCGCAAGAGCGACTGTTACGGAACCGAATCGAGCGGCGCGGAAATGGAAGACGCCCCCTGTCACAGCATCATCTGCCTCGGCATCACCCCATGTTTCACCCAAAGCCAGATTGGCGGCTTGGGGCAGGGCGCTGCGAAACGCTGAATACTCCGCCAGCCCGAAAGCAGCCGTCTCGCTTTCAACGCGGTCGAGCAAAGCCCGAGGCGTTTCGGGAATATCGCCCACCGCATAACCGGCATCGCGCAGATCGTGCAGCATCTCCAGAACACTCTGCGGCACATCGAGACCCACCGCATAACCGGTGCGACCCGGTGCGGCGCCCGGATAATCCGGCATAAGAATAACAAGCTGCCGCTCAGATGGATCTGCGTTTTTCAGCCGCAGAAAAGCAGAGATGCGTTCAGCGACCTGTTCGACGCGATCAGGTTCCGGACAATGCACCAGCCCGCGCCCACCTTCAGGGTCAGGCTGTTTGAAGGAGATCGCCCCGGCGAGAATACGACCGTCCAGCTCCGGCAACACCACATGCATGGCAAGATCGGACGGGTTGAGGCCGCGCATATTGTCCGCCCAGCCATCGCGGCGGGTGGTGGCCATGATCACCTGAAAGGTCGCGACACCCAACCGGTCGAACAGGCTCTTGCCATCGTCGTCCGAATGGCTGGCAAAGGCCGTGGCTGCAATCATCGCGGCTGGCTTCAAAGTGACAAGCGTGTCTTCCAGAAACCGGATAGCGTCTGCGTCTTTCAAACCGCTGACGAAGATCGGCAGCGGCGAAAATCCGCGTAAGTGCAAGGCGTCGTAAAGCGCATCGATGGGGGCGACGTCAGCCGCCATCATCATGGAACGGTAAAACAGTATAGGAACAAAGGGCATGCAGCCTTCACGGCCATCCAGCGCTGCCGGAAGGTCAACAACGCCTTCGCCAGGCTGATAAAACCCGCATTTGGGCAAAGGTTCAGCGACGACATCCGGCCAGGCGTCTTCCCGCGCAAACGCAGCAAGCAATCTCGCAACCCGCTCCATATTCTCCGGCCCGCCTTCGCGGAAGAAAGAGAGAATCGTGGACTGTGTCGGCAGATCGACAGTGGACGCGATTTCTAATTTTTCATCGCGTTCGCTGCATTCGCCGGGCAGAAGCACGAGCTTGATACCACGCCGACGCGCCATTCTCGACAACTCGTCCACGCCATAACGCCAACGATCGGCGCCGCCGAGAATCCGGATAAGGATCAGCTTGGCGTATTCCGCCGTCTTTTCGATCCACAGATCGACCGACATGGGATGGCGAAGTTCGGAGAGGTTGGCGGACACAAAGGACACTGAACCATCCGTGCTGCGTTGCCATCCGCGCTCCAGCCCGCCCAGATCGCTGGCCGAAAAAGACAGCACTACCACATCCGCCTGACCCTGATTGAGATCAACCGGCTCGATCAGGTCGTCCAGAGACGAGGATGTGGTGGCGAGGATGTGCATGGATCAGGCAGCCAGCATCCGCTCGATTTTCGCGCGGTCGAGACCTTTCTCACCGATAACGACCAAACGGCTGCGGCGCACCTCGCCTGC from the Agrobacterium vaccinii genome contains:
- the yghU gene encoding glutathione-dependent disulfide-bond oxidoreductase, producing MTEKSPENNFPAGYEPADVWEWEKGNGGQFANINRPIAGATHDKELPVGKHPLQLYSLATPNGQKVGIMLEELLAAGHTGAEYDAWLIKIGDGDQFGSDFVKANPNSKIPALVDHSTPEPTRVFESGSILLYLAEKFGAFLPGEHKARTEAMNWLFWQMASAPYLGGGFGHFYAYAPIHIKYAVDRFAMEAKRQLDVLDRHLAENQYLAGSDYSIADIAVWPWYGNLARGQSYAKADVFLDVKGYKHLQRWANEIAERPAVKRGRMVNKVNGDPSEQLHERHDASDFDTKTQDKIGKA
- a CDS encoding cobyrinate a,c-diamide synthase translates to MTARALIIGAPRSGSGKTSVTIGLLRAFARRGVKVRGIKTGPDYIDPGFHAFAAKTPGLNLDSWAMQPDLLRHLFAQQAGDAELVLIESAMGLFDGIVVPDNRTGSAADLARLFGIPVLLVLDVSGQSQTAAAVAHGFAHYDPAVKMSAVVLNRAGSERHRTLCSQAIEKIGLPVAGCVMRDPSLVLPERHLGLVQASEHPEIDAHIDRLADAMEAAIDLDALLSLAQPVTVPHGSTVSAIAPPGQRIALAQDAAFTFLYPHLARHWREAGAEILPFSPLADEGPDLSCDVCWLPGGYPELFAGQLAAADTFRSGLARFAEAKPVHGECGGYMVLGAAIEDADGVTHQMTGLLSHATSFAKRKMNLGYRQATISADSPIGCAGDVLRGHEFHYARVIDQGHDEAFAQIADGQGKPLGASGGRRGHVTGTFFHAIAKG
- a CDS encoding cobalt-precorrin-5B (C(1))-methyltransferase — protein: METDGKNLRRGWTTGACATAAAKAACTALLTGEFPYLVEIELPSGKRVGFSLANSHRGDGFARAGVIKDAGDDPDVTHGALLESTVRPGRPGTGITFKAGTGVGTVTRPGLPLAVGEPAINPVPRKMIEKAIHEVAGDNADFEVEISVEDGEKIAEKTLNGRLGILGGISILGTTGIVIPFSCSAWIHSIWRGIDVARAESLTHILGATGNASEKAGQALHGLPETALIDMGDFIGGMLKYLRTHPVEKLTIAGGVAKMTKLAQGMLDVHSKRGLADLDALAKLATEAGGDEALADIIRHANTVAHAFTMAGSAGIDLGSVVAEKAWETAADALNTPETSLEILVFDRDGVLKGRSGFAPSHHVSAFPSGERNRRT
- the cobM gene encoding precorrin-4 C(11)-methyltransferase; the protein is MTVHFIGAGPGAADLITVRGRDLIAACPVCLYAGSLVPKALIDYCPPGARIIDTAALSLDEIEAEFVAAAREGKDVARLHSGDLSVWSAMGEQIRRLERLGLDYTVTPGVPSFAAAAASLRKELTVPEVAQSLILTRISGRASKMPEGENLRAFGATGATLAIHLAIHAIAQVVEELTPLYGADCPVVIVVRASWPEERVITGTLGDIEAKLAEEPVERTALIFVGKGLASEDFRESALYSTDYVRRFRSPEGKAET
- a CDS encoding cobalamin biosynthesis protein, giving the protein MVVGQAMIVAGIGCRKGVGADAIMAALHEVALAHHVKIDFIATAPIKDDEPGLLEAATRLGMAFVVVAQADFEAAGERTVTRSETSLKHSGSPSLSEASALAACGPNSKLIAPRSVLGDITIAIAVSGDQP
- the cbiE gene encoding precorrin-6y C5,15-methyltransferase (decarboxylating) subunit CbiE codes for the protein MVSEYAGLPASSTEKTVTPWLSIVGIGEDGLSGLGSAARAAIENAEFVFGGKRHMALAKDAIRGDARPWPAPFDSAMTDVVALRGRKVCVLASGDPFHYGVGVTLLRHIAAEETISYPAPSAFSLAASRLGWALQDVTCVSLHGRSIDLIRPHLHPGAKLIALTSDESAPALLAALVSEAGFGRSCFTLLEALGGPHQRVRSAEAKRFSFEDIDPLNVLAIEVIADETSRVLSYAQGLDDALFEHDGQITKREIRAVTLSSLSPRHGELLWDIGAGSGSIGIEWMLAHPSLRAIAIEQHPERAERASRNAETFGVPGLEVVIGTAPDAFEGLPAPDAIFIGGGGSEDGVLDGAIAALKSGGRLVANAVTLEMEAVLLAAQARLGGSLIRLEVARASPVGTMQGWRPSMPVTQWSWVKP